The Denticeps clupeoides chromosome 5, fDenClu1.1, whole genome shotgun sequence genome includes a region encoding these proteins:
- the tars2 gene encoding threonine--tRNA ligase, cytoplasmic yields the protein MVRPRAAMLLVPFWRVALRPAARSSVPRDRRGYSKLQPLSAALSERLRVFEALRLKQDSSGRRTGGSRSPGHSLSVRLADSRTVKGTAGITTPLLIARNARVKGAIVCRVNGQLWELERPLVEDCELHLLGFDTVEGRQAVWRTGACVLGGVMEGRFGAQVCREGVSDTGLYCDYQLHNSTLSLGEVESSCREVAAMNLPIIKLDLSVQELKELFQDSPLRLQLAQDQMTGASLSVYRCGDSVGVCSGPVLPETGFLKSFKMLQVSPVTLSGSVEATDVVRVIGVSFPGEKEREEWEREQEEARKRDHRRIGMDQELFFFNDVSPGSCFFLPKGAHIYNSLTEFIKGEYRNRGFSEVVTPTLYSTALWERSGHWEHYSENMFTVTCKPHTYALKPMNCPAHCLMYEQRLRSWRELPLRWADFGALHRNEHSGALGGLTRVRRFCQDDAHIFCTPQQLEDEITSCLEFVRTVYRVFGFSFHCLLSTRPTPYLGEAALWDDAEKQLEISLQQFGERWELNPGDGAFYGPKIDIQIRDALGRQHQCATIQLDFQLPIRFNLQYVSSDGEMCRPVMVHRAVLGSLERMIAILAENFGGKWPFWLSPAQVMVLPIGGDSEQYGQKVVQTLKEAGFMADLNDDHGATLNKKIRAAQLAQYNFIFVVGEKERVNGTVSVRSRGGKQLGQRSLDEVLTLLKDLKETRSNHNEF from the exons ATGGTTCGTCCCCGTGCGGCCATGCTGCTGGTGCCGTTTTGGCGCGTCGCGCTGCGTCCCGCTGCCCGGTCCTCTGTGCCCCGGGACCGCAGGGGCTACAGCAAG ctgcagccgcTATCTGCTGCTCTATCGGAGCGTCTCCGTGTCTTCGAAGCCCTTCGGCTGAAGCAGGACAGCAGTGGCCGGAGGACCGGCGGCTCTCGTTCACCCGGTCACAGTCTGAGCGTCCGGCTGGCTGACAGCAGGACGGTGAAGGGGACTGCAGGGATCACCACCCCTCTGCTCATTGCACGGAATGCACG tGTGAAGGGTGCCATTGTGTGCAGAGTGAATGGTCAGCTGTGGGAGCTTgagcgccccctggtggagGACTGTGAATTGCACCTGCTGGGTTTTGACACTGTTGAGGGCCGACAG GCTGTATGGCGCACAGGTGCATGTGTCTTGGGCGGAGTCATGGAGGGGCGGTTTGGTGCGCAGGTGTGCCGGGAAGGGGTCTCCGATACTGGACTGTACTGTGACTACCAATTGCACAATAG CACTCTTTCTCTGGGGGAGGTGGAGAGCAGCTGTAGGGAGGTTGCTGCTATGAATCTTCCCATCATTAAACTGGACCTCAGTGTTCAGGAACTGAAAGAACTCTTTCAG GACTCTCCGCTGAGACTGCAGCTCGCCCAGGACCAGATGACTGGCGCTTCGCTGTCAGTGTACAG GTGCGGTGACAGTGTTGGGGTTTGTAGTGGCCCCGTACTTCCTGAAACTGGCTTCctgaaatcatttaaaatgctgcag GTGTCTCCAGTCACCCTGTCTGGTTCTGTGGAGGCCACAGATGTGGTGAGAGTCATTGGTGTGTCCTTCccaggagagaaggagagggaggagtGGGAACGTGAACAAGAGGAAGCTCGCAAAAGGGACCACCGACGCATTGGCATG GACCAGGAGCTGTTTTTCTTCAATGATGTCAGTCCTGGGAGCTGCTTCTTCCTTCCCAAAGGGGCTCATATATACAACTCTCTCACCGAGTTCATCAAG GGTGAGTATCGGAATCGGGGATTCAGTGAGGTGGTGACCCCTACGCTCTACAGCACGGCATTGTGGGAACGCTCGGGTCACTGGGAGCACTACAGCGAGAACATGTTCACCGTGACCTGCAAGCCCCACACTTACGCTCTCAAACCCATGAACTGCCCCGCCCACTG TTTAATGTATGAGCAGCGCCTGCGCTCCTGGAGGGAGCTTCCTCTGCGATGGGCTGATTTTGGGGCGCTCCACCGGAACGAGCACTCGGGGGCGCTGGGGGGTCTGACTCGTGTCCGGCGCTTCTGCCAGGATGACGCCCACATTTTCTGCACCCCTCAACAG CTGGAGGACGAGATCACGTCGTGTCTGGAGTTTGTGAGGACTGTGTATCGTGTGTTTGGTTTCTCTTTCCATTGCCTGCTCTCCACGCGCCCCACTCCCTACCTGGGGGAGGCTGCCCTGTGGGACGATGCAGAGAAG cagctggagatTAGCCTGCAGCAGTTTGGTGAGCGGTGGGAGCTCAACCCTGGAGACGGCGCTTTCTATGGGCCTAAG ATTGACATCCAGATTCGAGATGCTCTTGGACGACAGCATCAGTGTGCAACTATCCAGTTAGACTTCCAGCTGCCTATTCGGTTTAACCTGCAGTATGTGAG CTCAGATGGTGAGATGTGCAGACCTGTAATGGTGCACAGAGCCGTACTAGGATCACTGGAAAGAATGATTGCCATATTGGCTGAAAACTTTGGAGGCAAATG GCCCTTCTGGCTCTCCCCAGCACAGGTTATGGTGTTGCCTATAGGAGGGGACAGTGAGCAGTATGGGCAGAAG GTGGTTCAAACATTGAAAGAAGCTGGTTTCATGGCTGACCTGAATGATGACCATGGCGCCACATTAAATAAGAAAATTCGTGCTGCACAGCTGGCTCAGTATAATTTCATTTTTG TGGTTGGAGAAAAGGAGCGAGTGAACGGCACAGTGAGTGTGCGGTCGAGAGGAGGAAAACAGCTGGGTCAGAGGTCGCTGGACGAGGTGCTGACATTGCTTAAAGACCTCAAAGAGACCAGGAGCAACCACAATGAGTTCTGA